One window of Natronomonas salsuginis genomic DNA carries:
- a CDS encoding MaoC/PaaZ C-terminal domain-containing protein encodes MSTRKNRDTEDFDIGSDIQYERYGEQYYKFERPVYVGDILSATTTLADAFEREGRDGNILTFAVLETECVDKAGELVVTERETLIETDSPLSRDGRRPESLDWDATSGAVVCQPTADSYPLESAAEASVGDEGPTTIVGEITPQDFVRYAGASGEFNPIHYDAEYTTALGNESVFGQEMLTAGYAGRFLSDWFGVEALRRFRTRFTARVWPGDTLIIRGEITDVDAPEVTVELTESRQTGETVLQGDATATVSPAGPTG; translated from the coding sequence GTGAGCACCCGAAAGAATCGAGATACCGAGGACTTCGACATCGGGTCCGATATCCAGTACGAACGCTACGGTGAACAGTACTACAAGTTCGAACGACCGGTCTACGTCGGCGACATCCTCTCGGCGACGACGACGCTCGCTGACGCCTTCGAACGGGAGGGCCGCGACGGCAACATCCTGACCTTCGCGGTCCTAGAGACGGAGTGCGTCGACAAGGCGGGTGAACTAGTCGTCACCGAACGGGAGACGCTCATCGAGACGGACAGCCCGCTCTCTAGGGACGGCCGACGACCTGAGTCCCTCGACTGGGATGCGACCAGCGGCGCAGTCGTCTGCCAACCCACAGCCGACAGCTACCCCCTCGAGTCTGCCGCCGAGGCCTCTGTCGGTGACGAAGGGCCGACGACCATCGTCGGGGAGATTACACCCCAGGATTTCGTCAGATATGCGGGCGCGAGCGGCGAGTTCAATCCGATTCACTACGATGCGGAGTACACGACTGCCCTCGGGAACGAGAGCGTCTTCGGCCAGGAGATGCTGACCGCCGGCTACGCGGGTCGCTTCCTCTCGGATTGGTTCGGCGTCGAGGCGCTTCGTCGGTTCCGGACCCGGTTCACCGCCCGCGTCTGGCCGGGCGATACCCTGATCATCCGTGGGGAGATAACCGACGTCGACGCTCCCGAAGTCACGGTCGAACTCACCGAGTCCCGACAAACCGGCGAGACCGTCCTGCAGGGCGATGCGACGGCAACGGTTTCGCCAGCGGGTCCAACGGGATGA
- a CDS encoding phosphotransferase family protein, translating into MTSKEYTDRLVDEGALTDYLEAELGPADEYSVERFSGGHSNETLFVTWGDYDLVLRRPPPGETADSAHDVIREHHVMDALQETDVRVPTTVLACDDHDLIGSDFYVMEQEKGVVLRDEEPDRFTDPDTRRRVGAELIDRLAEIHTVDYEAVRLEGFGRPEGYTERQVDRWHQQLEWAFEVTAKERAIPPLDDVHSWLAANVPDSHPHALVHGDYKLDNVIFGSEDPPEIAGIVDWEMSTLGDPRSDLAWLLTYWRDADDPPCAIPELVPTFTDREGYPTKADIVDRYEAATDVTFEHEQFYRALAVYKLAAICEMFFRRHLEGNADNPMYPKMRERVPAMADWAVRIIEGDEPV; encoded by the coding sequence ATGACCTCCAAGGAATACACGGATCGACTCGTCGACGAGGGCGCCTTGACCGACTATCTGGAGGCGGAACTCGGGCCCGCCGACGAGTACTCGGTCGAGCGCTTTTCGGGGGGACACTCCAACGAGACCCTGTTCGTGACGTGGGGCGACTACGACCTCGTCCTCCGGCGGCCGCCGCCCGGCGAGACCGCCGACAGCGCCCACGACGTGATTCGTGAACACCACGTCATGGACGCCCTACAGGAGACAGATGTGCGCGTCCCGACGACGGTGCTGGCCTGCGACGACCACGACCTCATTGGCAGCGACTTCTACGTCATGGAACAGGAGAAGGGAGTGGTGCTTCGCGACGAGGAGCCCGACCGGTTCACCGATCCCGACACCCGCCGTCGCGTCGGCGCGGAACTCATTGACCGACTTGCGGAGATCCATACTGTCGACTATGAGGCGGTCCGTCTCGAGGGATTCGGCCGCCCTGAAGGGTATACCGAACGACAGGTCGACCGCTGGCACCAACAGCTCGAGTGGGCCTTCGAGGTAACTGCCAAGGAACGTGCGATCCCGCCTCTCGACGACGTCCACTCGTGGCTCGCGGCCAACGTCCCCGATTCGCATCCGCATGCGCTGGTCCACGGCGACTACAAGCTCGACAACGTCATCTTCGGGTCGGAGGACCCGCCGGAGATCGCCGGAATCGTCGACTGGGAGATGAGCACGCTCGGCGACCCGCGGTCCGATCTCGCGTGGCTGCTCACCTACTGGCGGGACGCCGACGACCCACCGTGTGCTATCCCCGAGCTGGTGCCGACCTTTACCGACCGCGAGGGCTACCCGACGAAGGCTGATATCGTCGACCGGTACGAGGCTGCCACGGACGTCACGTTCGAGCACGAGCAGTTCTATCGCGCGCTCGCGGTCTACAAGCTCGCGGCCATCTGCGAGATGTTCTTCCGCCGGCACCTAGAAGGCAACGCCGACAACCCGATGTACCCGAAGATGCGCGAGCGTGTACCCGCGATGGCCGACTGGGCAGTACGGATCATCGAGGGCGACGAGCCGGTCTGA
- a CDS encoding thiolase family protein produces MKDTYLVDGVRTPFGKRNGSFANTHPQDLAAAPLRALEERNGFSGAETVEDVIYGCVTPVDEQGLNIGRLAPMVAGWGEDVPGVQLNRMCGSGQQAVNFAAGQIEAGSHDVIVGGGVEHMTRVPMGSDGPEPNAHTSDAGVTDTYLEYFDELTSQGEGAERIAEQNGFTREDVDCIAVDSQSRCGEAWEAGHYDDHVVPVETELDGETVTVEKDEHPRPSTGMDTLGDLPLVFRDEGDGVIHAGNASGIVDGSSALLLASDEAVDEHGWDPMARVVDTHVVGVDPITMLTGPVPATKEILAQNDMTIDDIDRFEVNEAFASVINLWLEETGADWERVNTWGGAISHGHPLGATGAALMTKLAYQLEEYGEQYGLCTMCIGFGQGVATIIERV; encoded by the coding sequence ATGAAGGATACGTACTTAGTTGACGGCGTACGCACGCCATTCGGAAAACGTAACGGCTCGTTCGCAAACACCCATCCACAAGACCTCGCAGCCGCGCCACTTCGCGCACTCGAGGAACGAAACGGATTTTCCGGAGCGGAGACCGTCGAAGACGTCATCTACGGATGCGTAACGCCCGTCGACGAACAGGGGCTCAACATCGGGCGCCTGGCACCGATGGTCGCGGGCTGGGGCGAGGACGTCCCCGGCGTCCAGCTCAACCGGATGTGCGGGTCCGGGCAACAGGCCGTGAACTTCGCCGCGGGCCAAATCGAAGCCGGCAGTCACGACGTGATCGTCGGGGGCGGCGTCGAACATATGACGCGAGTGCCGATGGGCTCCGACGGGCCGGAACCAAATGCCCACACAAGTGATGCGGGCGTCACCGACACATACTTGGAGTACTTTGATGAGTTGACTTCTCAGGGGGAGGGTGCCGAGCGGATCGCCGAGCAAAACGGATTCACGCGCGAAGACGTCGACTGCATCGCCGTCGACTCCCAGTCCCGGTGTGGCGAGGCTTGGGAGGCCGGCCACTACGACGATCATGTCGTTCCCGTCGAGACAGAACTCGATGGAGAGACGGTCACCGTCGAGAAGGACGAACACCCCCGTCCCAGCACTGGTATGGACACCCTCGGAGACCTCCCGCTCGTGTTCCGCGACGAGGGGGACGGCGTCATCCACGCCGGGAACGCCTCTGGGATCGTCGACGGCTCGTCAGCCCTCCTCCTCGCGTCGGACGAGGCCGTCGACGAGCACGGCTGGGACCCGATGGCGCGCGTCGTCGACACCCACGTCGTCGGCGTCGATCCGATCACCATGCTGACCGGGCCCGTTCCGGCGACCAAAGAGATCCTTGCGCAAAACGACATGACCATCGACGACATCGACCGGTTCGAGGTCAACGAGGCCTTTGCTTCGGTGATCAACCTGTGGCTCGAGGAAACCGGGGCCGACTGGGAGCGGGTAAACACCTGGGGCGGCGCCATCTCCCATGGACACCCCCTCGGAGCTACCGGCGCAGCGCTCATGACGAAACTCGCCTACCAGCTCGAGGAGTACGGTGAGCAGTACGGCCTCTGTACGATGTGCATCGGCTTCGGCCAGGGCGTCGCCACGATCATCGAGCGGGTCTGA
- a CDS encoding acyl-CoA dehydrogenase family protein, whose amino-acid sequence MEYNDTEAGRELGERARKFVDEIVLPVEREHTGEGAVSDAAIEELREEARERDVYCPQIDEEHGGLGYDFRDVLPLFEQAGRSLLAERAMRVAAPDEGNMHTIELVGTEKQKEEWLEPLVAGEIHSAFSMTEPAPGAGSDPKMMQTKAEKDGDEWVIDGHKWWTTQGTEANVLIVMARTDMDAHPYNGTSLFLVPAGADGVEMVRDIPHLGPSIVHSSHTEVKYDGVRIPEEHLLGELNEGFTHAQQRLGPARLTHCMRYSGMAKRALDVAKAYLSEREAFGGSLADKQGPRFDITDEEIRLHAAGTMVRDAAEKIARGEEARHEVSASKVFTANVAQDAIDTALQMCGGAGMSKDLPIADFYESVRSFRIVDGADEVHKRTLARKFFSDVDPEDVSEIPTFGE is encoded by the coding sequence ATGGAGTACAACGACACCGAAGCAGGGCGAGAGCTTGGCGAACGCGCACGGAAATTCGTCGACGAGATCGTGTTACCGGTCGAACGAGAGCATACGGGCGAGGGGGCGGTGTCGGATGCGGCCATCGAGGAACTCCGCGAGGAGGCCCGCGAACGCGACGTCTACTGTCCGCAGATCGACGAGGAACACGGCGGCCTCGGCTACGACTTCCGGGACGTCCTCCCGCTGTTTGAGCAGGCCGGCCGGAGCCTGCTGGCCGAACGGGCGATGCGTGTCGCCGCCCCCGACGAGGGGAACATGCACACCATCGAACTCGTCGGGACCGAGAAACAGAAAGAAGAGTGGCTGGAACCGCTCGTCGCAGGCGAGATCCACTCGGCCTTCTCGATGACCGAGCCGGCCCCGGGTGCCGGGTCGGACCCGAAGATGATGCAGACGAAAGCCGAGAAGGACGGCGACGAGTGGGTCATCGACGGCCACAAGTGGTGGACCACGCAGGGCACCGAGGCGAACGTCCTCATCGTGATGGCCCGCACCGACATGGACGCCCACCCGTACAACGGGACGAGCCTGTTCCTCGTTCCGGCCGGTGCCGACGGCGTCGAGATGGTCCGTGATATCCCACATCTCGGCCCCTCGATCGTCCATTCGAGCCACACGGAGGTCAAATACGACGGCGTCCGAATCCCCGAGGAGCACCTGCTGGGCGAGCTGAACGAGGGCTTTACCCACGCCCAGCAACGGCTCGGTCCCGCTCGCTTGACCCACTGCATGCGCTATTCAGGGATGGCCAAACGTGCCCTCGACGTGGCGAAGGCGTATCTCTCCGAGCGGGAGGCCTTCGGAGGGTCACTCGCCGACAAGCAAGGCCCGCGGTTCGACATCACCGACGAGGAGATTCGGCTCCACGCCGCCGGGACGATGGTCCGTGACGCCGCCGAGAAAATCGCTCGCGGCGAGGAAGCCCGCCATGAGGTCTCCGCCTCGAAGGTGTTCACGGCGAACGTCGCTCAGGACGCCATCGACACCGCACTCCAGATGTGTGGCGGCGCCGGCATGTCGAAGGACCTCCCGATAGCGGACTTCTACGAGTCGGTTCGGTCCTTCCGCATCGTCGACGGCGCCGACGAGGTTCACAAGCGCACCCTCGCCCGCAAGTTCTTCTCCGACGTGGACCCCGAAGATGTCTCGGAGATTCCGACCTTCGGCGAGTAG
- a CDS encoding MFS transporter, translating into MFRSARTPTYSRRLASFPCLAVPDGPVRQPLADVGQYTGFGPAAVLGTLIDTYYVFVAARVVVGVAADGLLMLGANVVAEVFADLRQGFVTTLFLASAPIGYAVSQIAGPALGSAFDWQVPFIAYPAIATGDYALFAATRPSSIQTGDPISLRDFRLALRNQAVLLVSLVRFCSYVLYIFLNSWTLTYAADRPHLALEQTGTIAALLPAVGIVARPADGSS; encoded by the coding sequence TTGTTTCGATCGGCACGAACGCCTACATACTCGCGCCGGCTAGCATCGTTCCCCTGCCTGGCAGTACCTGATGGACCGGTACGACAACCGCTGGCCGATGTTGGGCAGTATACTGGTTTTGGTCCTGCCGCGGTACTCGGGACGCTCATCGACACCTACTACGTCTTCGTCGCGGCGCGCGTCGTCGTGGGCGTGGCGGCCGACGGCCTGTTGATGCTCGGCGCCAACGTCGTTGCCGAGGTGTTCGCCGACCTGCGGCAGGGCTTCGTGACGACGCTGTTTCTCGCCAGCGCTCCGATCGGGTACGCTGTCAGCCAGATCGCTGGCCCCGCCCTCGGTTCGGCCTTCGACTGGCAAGTGCCCTTCATCGCCTATCCGGCGATCGCGACGGGCGACTACGCGTTGTTCGCAGCCACACGCCCATCGTCGATCCAAACCGGCGACCCAATCTCTCTCCGTGATTTCCGACTTGCGCTCCGGAACCAGGCGGTCCTGCTGGTGTCGCTCGTCAGGTTCTGTTCCTACGTGCTCTACATCTTCCTGAACTCGTGGACGCTGACCTATGCCGCGGATCGGCCGCACCTGGCGCTAGAGCAGACCGGCACCATCGCGGCGCTTCTGCCGGCGGTCGGTATCGTCGCCCGGCCGGCGGATGGCTCATCGTAA
- a CDS encoding 3-hydroxyacyl-CoA dehydrogenase family protein — protein sequence MNVTVLGAGSMGHGIAQVSAMAGNEVVVRDIEQDIVDDGLAAIENNLDGAIERDMIDDAEKSEIIDRLTGTTDLEAAVRDADLVIEAAPENMELKKDIFTDVDEYAPADAIIGTNTSSLSVTELVSVLDDPTRAIGIHFFNPAHIMELVEIIVAEQTADQTLEFAKEYTESIKKVGVVVNDFPGFSSSRLGAIQAAESIRMVQEGVATPEGIDTSMELGYNHPMGPLTLADHTGLDVNLEVLQYLREELGERFKPPQLLKKKVRAGKLGRKTGEGFYVYEDGEKVGMSDE from the coding sequence ATAAACGTCACCGTACTCGGTGCGGGCAGCATGGGGCATGGTATCGCACAGGTCAGCGCGATGGCCGGCAATGAGGTCGTCGTGCGGGACATCGAACAGGACATCGTCGACGATGGACTGGCGGCCATCGAGAACAACCTCGACGGCGCTATTGAGCGGGACATGATCGACGACGCGGAGAAGTCCGAGATTATTGACCGACTCACCGGGACTACCGACCTCGAGGCAGCAGTTCGGGACGCCGACCTCGTCATCGAGGCGGCGCCGGAGAACATGGAACTGAAAAAAGATATCTTTACCGACGTCGACGAGTACGCGCCCGCTGACGCGATCATCGGGACGAACACGTCCTCGCTGTCGGTCACCGAACTCGTCAGCGTCCTTGACGATCCCACGCGGGCCATCGGGATCCACTTCTTCAATCCAGCCCACATAATGGAGCTCGTCGAAATCATCGTCGCGGAGCAGACCGCCGACCAAACCCTAGAGTTCGCCAAGGAGTACACTGAGTCGATCAAAAAGGTAGGCGTCGTGGTGAACGACTTCCCAGGATTTTCCTCCTCCCGACTCGGCGCCATCCAAGCCGCGGAGTCCATCAGAATGGTCCAAGAGGGCGTGGCGACCCCCGAGGGTATCGACACATCGATGGAACTGGGTTACAACCATCCGATGGGGCCACTCACACTTGCTGATCACACTGGCCTCGACGTGAACCTCGAGGTCCTCCAGTACCTTCGTGAGGAACTCGGCGAGCGGTTCAAACCCCCGCAGTTGCTCAAGAAGAAGGTCCGTGCGGGAAAACTCGGCCGGAAGACCGGCGAGGGATTTTATGTCTACGAGGACGGCGAGAAAGTCGGGATGAGCGACGAGTGA
- the npdG gene encoding NADPH-dependent F420 reductase produces MRIAILGGTGDIGEGLTVRFASETSHTILVGSRDASKAADRAGTYESRLANHGIERTIEHADNTAATSNADIVVLAVPPHHVGDTIEALVDQEVLTDQLLITPAVGMRGDESGLHFNPPSTGSLAELVARCAPASTAIAGAFHNLAADRLADLNADLDVDTLVVANDEKVRQRVIDLVNELAGIRALSAGPLANAAEVESVTPLVINIARYNDDMHDVGVRFT; encoded by the coding sequence GTGCGTATTGCAATCCTTGGCGGGACTGGCGATATCGGGGAAGGTCTTACGGTTCGATTCGCTTCCGAGACATCTCACACTATTCTCGTCGGCTCGAGGGATGCATCCAAAGCCGCCGACCGAGCGGGCACGTACGAATCTCGCCTGGCTAACCACGGTATCGAACGAACTATCGAACATGCTGATAATACCGCTGCAACAAGCAATGCTGACATCGTAGTGCTCGCCGTACCTCCTCACCATGTAGGTGATACTATCGAAGCGCTAGTCGATCAAGAAGTGTTGACCGATCAGTTACTTATAACCCCTGCCGTAGGGATGCGCGGAGACGAGTCAGGTCTCCATTTCAATCCACCGTCTACGGGGAGCCTCGCCGAACTAGTGGCCAGGTGTGCACCAGCGTCGACAGCTATCGCAGGAGCGTTTCATAATCTCGCTGCCGACCGCCTTGCAGACCTCAATGCTGACCTTGACGTCGACACCCTTGTAGTGGCAAACGACGAGAAGGTGCGTCAGCGGGTCATCGATCTTGTAAACGAACTTGCCGGAATACGGGCCCTGAGTGCTGGGCCGCTAGCAAATGCAGCTGAAGTTGAAAGTGTGACACCACTGGTTATCAATATTGCCCGCTACAACGACGATATGCACGATGTTGGCGTCAGGTTCACCTGA
- a CDS encoding DUF7331 family protein, with amino-acid sequence MPGAGTGSTDGPQRERTITDQYAEQDRRTSHDDHTLQPYACIQTGGGERLIYDLENPTAWIQSDTTNALSRAHNLHHV; translated from the coding sequence GTGCCAGGGGCTGGCACGGGTTCCACAGATGGCCCCCAGCGAGAGCGAACTATAACAGACCAATACGCGGAACAAGACCGCCGAACATCCCACGACGACCATACTCTCCAGCCATACGCCTGTATTCAAACCGGCGGTGGAGAGCGCCTCATTTACGATCTAGAGAACCCCACCGCGTGGATTCAGTCCGACACAACTAACGCGTTATCGAGAGCACATAACCTACACCATGTTTGA
- a CDS encoding RNA-guided endonuclease InsQ/TnpB family protein, which produces MEKRRTVPVRLDVDSDDDVLLRETVDEFLWTANYVTRHAFEGEYVTTSKTTLHDDTYEDVRDEGRLHSNHVQAARNKAADACKSVVERRKQAKKASIPHFTSPHLVYDHRTATFHNDYVSIATVAGRIEADYVLPDKERDTPHSAYFFSDEYETTGAELHYRNGNWMLHIHCKRNVETDTSEQATTENGTVLGVDLGVNNLAVTSTGTFWTGEEFDHWRREYEKRRGDLQQCGTRWAHENIESIGRKEEGRFKITLHRISNELVNEARETECSVIAFEDLTDIRERTGASWGHKWAFNRLYEYVEYKAAEYGIEVEQVDPENTSRRCSTCGFTHPDNRQSESFECLKCGYENHADYNAAKNIGLRYLRRNQTGDDGGAPVGVRLNSGTLNVNGEHEPPASLEA; this is translated from the coding sequence ATGGAGAAGCGCCGCACTGTCCCCGTCCGACTCGACGTGGACAGTGATGACGACGTACTTCTCCGCGAGACCGTAGACGAGTTTCTCTGGACCGCCAACTACGTCACACGGCACGCTTTTGAGGGTGAGTACGTCACGACGAGCAAGACCACGCTCCACGACGACACCTACGAGGACGTGCGCGACGAGGGACGGTTGCACAGCAACCACGTCCAAGCCGCTCGCAACAAGGCCGCTGACGCCTGCAAAAGCGTGGTCGAACGCCGGAAACAGGCGAAGAAGGCGTCGATTCCACACTTCACCAGTCCACACCTCGTCTACGACCACCGAACTGCCACGTTCCATAACGACTACGTGAGCATTGCCACGGTTGCTGGTCGAATCGAAGCCGACTACGTGCTACCTGACAAGGAACGTGACACGCCCCACTCGGCGTATTTCTTCTCAGATGAGTACGAAACCACGGGGGCAGAACTGCATTACCGAAACGGCAACTGGATGCTTCACATCCACTGCAAACGGAATGTGGAGACCGACACGTCGGAACAGGCAACCACCGAGAACGGAACGGTTCTCGGGGTTGACCTCGGCGTGAACAACCTTGCCGTGACGAGTACGGGCACGTTCTGGACGGGTGAGGAGTTCGACCACTGGCGGCGCGAATACGAGAAGCGACGTGGCGATCTCCAGCAGTGCGGCACGCGCTGGGCACACGAGAATATCGAATCTATTGGCCGGAAAGAGGAAGGCCGGTTCAAGATCACGCTTCACCGCATCAGCAACGAGTTGGTTAACGAGGCTCGTGAGACTGAGTGTTCGGTGATCGCCTTCGAGGACTTGACGGACATTCGCGAGCGAACTGGTGCGTCGTGGGGCCACAAATGGGCCTTTAACCGCCTCTACGAGTACGTCGAGTACAAAGCCGCCGAATACGGCATAGAGGTGGAGCAGGTTGACCCGGAGAATACGAGTCGTCGGTGTTCGACCTGTGGGTTCACGCACCCGGACAACCGCCAGAGCGAATCGTTCGAGTGCCTGAAGTGCGGGTACGAGAATCACGCAGACTACAACGCAGCGAAGAACATCGGCTTGCGGTATCTCCGCCGGAACCAAACCGGAGACGACGGAGGCGCACCCGTAGGCGTGCGTTTGAACAGCGGGACGCTGAACGTGAACGGAGAGCATGAGCCTCCTGCCTCGCTAGAGGCGTGA
- a CDS encoding HalOD1 output domain-containing protein, which produces MRRRQRTPIASRSACALAGCLSAHSARYWRRTPHELPPFYEAIEWDAVEKLFCPASNRSRPGISLTFMYDGYTVTIIAGDRLSIQT; this is translated from the coding sequence ATGAGGCGGAGACAACGCACACCTATTGCCTCAAGGAGTGCATGCGCACTGGCCGGATGTCTATCGGCGCACTCAGCCAGGTACTGGAGACGAACCCCCCACGAGTTGCCACCGTTCTACGAGGCTATCGAGTGGGATGCAGTGGAAAAGCTATTTTGCCCGGCTTCTAACAGGTCACGACCCGGTATCTCCCTTACGTTCATGTATGACGGGTATACGGTCACCATCATAGCGGGTGACCGCCTCTCCATTCAAACGTAA
- a CDS encoding acyl-CoA dehydrogenase family protein: MSGTSGTGVSFALDDETKLILEGLQDFIKQEVEPLENELGELLTHPRKGYTEEGRPVEPVVEAIDKVRRKSAEAGYYAMNLSEEVGGGGVSNVTWYAATRQAFSNGRGLNEHVVAGAEGPKPLLTLANEEQFETYVKPVIKGEKSTGFGQTEPGVGSDSPNMSTTAEKDGDEWIINGNKQWITNAPYADFIQVFARTTPQSDAGRHGGITCFLVEDDEFELGGYNNAVGQEGLQGEVILDDVRVPESRVLGEVDRAFYDAMEFLSLGRLEIGAQAVGLSEYLLEQAREYATEREAFGSKIGDFQQVSSKIATARARTYAADSVGLRCAWKMDQNMDAIEDTSILKWFATQAYWEVADSTVQIHGGNGVSEENPFMDHLHFARVLRIVEGTDEIQLNTIASQQGL, translated from the coding sequence ATGAGTGGAACTAGTGGGACGGGTGTCTCGTTCGCATTAGACGACGAAACGAAGCTTATTCTCGAGGGGCTCCAAGACTTTATCAAGCAAGAGGTCGAACCCCTTGAGAACGAACTCGGCGAGTTGCTGACCCATCCCCGGAAGGGATACACCGAAGAGGGGCGACCGGTCGAGCCGGTCGTCGAGGCAATCGACAAGGTCCGCCGCAAGAGTGCCGAGGCCGGGTACTACGCCATGAATCTCTCCGAGGAAGTCGGAGGTGGGGGTGTCTCGAACGTCACGTGGTACGCCGCAACGCGTCAGGCATTCTCGAACGGGCGTGGCCTGAACGAGCACGTCGTCGCGGGCGCGGAGGGGCCGAAACCCCTCCTGACGCTCGCCAACGAGGAGCAGTTCGAGACCTACGTCAAGCCGGTCATCAAGGGGGAGAAGTCCACCGGCTTCGGACAGACCGAACCCGGCGTCGGATCTGACTCGCCGAACATGAGCACGACGGCTGAGAAGGACGGCGACGAGTGGATTATCAACGGCAACAAGCAGTGGATTACCAACGCGCCCTACGCAGACTTTATCCAAGTATTCGCCCGGACGACACCACAGTCCGACGCCGGTCGCCACGGCGGCATTACCTGCTTTCTCGTCGAGGACGACGAGTTCGAACTGGGCGGATATAATAACGCTGTCGGCCAAGAGGGACTCCAAGGCGAGGTCATCCTCGATGACGTTCGTGTCCCGGAATCACGGGTCCTCGGTGAGGTGGACCGCGCGTTCTACGACGCGATGGAGTTTCTCTCGCTGGGTCGCCTCGAGATCGGTGCCCAAGCTGTGGGCCTGTCCGAATACCTGCTTGAGCAGGCGCGGGAGTACGCCACTGAGCGCGAAGCCTTCGGGTCGAAAATCGGTGACTTTCAGCAGGTCTCCTCGAAGATCGCGACGGCGCGAGCCCGAACCTACGCCGCCGATAGCGTCGGACTGCGCTGTGCCTGGAAGATGGACCAGAACATGGACGCCATCGAGGACACCTCGATCCTGAAGTGGTTCGCAACTCAGGCCTACTGGGAGGTCGCGGACTCGACCGTCCAGATCCACGGCGGTAACGGGGTCTCCGAGGAGAACCCGTTTATGGACCACCTTCACTTCGCCCGCGTTCTCCGGATAGTCGAGGGAACCGACGAGATTCAGCTCAACACGATTGCCTCTCAGCAGGGCCTCTAA